DNA sequence from the Vanrija pseudolonga chromosome 7, complete sequence genome:
CCGCTTCGGGTCATACTTTGCAAACGTCGCGACCGCGTTCGCCCACGCAGGACCATAAGCCGCAGGGATGACATTCTTGAGGATGTTGGTGTCGCGCCACCCGCCCTGCGTGGTATACGCCCAGCCCTTTGACCATTCCGAGCGCACGCCGGCATAGCTCGCGTAGTTGGCCAGCGCCCACTGCTCAATGTCGCGCATGAACGAGGACGCAAACGGCGTCGTGGGGATCGTGAGCACATCGAACCACACCGCCGTGTCCCACTCTGGGTGGCCGTCAAACGGCCGACTGGGCGTCAGGTTGGGCATGACGGCGCCCGCCACtcccgcgtcgtcgggctggTCGACCCTCGTAACCCTAATCTCGGCGGGGCCGTTGATGGGGAACAAGAGCCGGCCAGAGTATTGCGTCAGCAGGCTCTTGTGCTTGTTGTTGAACTCGAAGATGGTGCGCtggacgtcggcgcggcgacagTGGATGACGATGCCGTTGGCGGTCACGcgcagcgtcgacgcgcgGACGTAGCGCATCAAGTCGCCGGCGTACCCCCATATATCGGCCGACTTTGTCGTCGCGAGCCCGGTGGTCACGATCCCGAacacggccggcgcggtgACGAGGATACCGCCCGGCAGGATGGTTTGCCCGAGCCCGATGAGGCTGGAGAGCAGCTTGTCGATGCTGTCCGAGAACGGGTAGTTGTACGGCCCGCTCACTGCACGCGCGGTGGCAGGCTTGACGGGCGCGAGGCTCCAGATCTTGAGCCACGGGTTGGGCGTGAACGGGAAATGGATAATCTCCATCCGGCCCGCACTCTGCAGGATGCTTTCGACCGTCGTGCCCCCGCTCccgggggcggcggagagCTGGTCCATGCTCACGCTGGTGATGCTCTCACAGCGCATCGTGTAGGAGTCTGTCACGCGCAGCACGACGCGCGTGATGAGCGCGCGGCCTAGGTGGCACAGGAACGGGCCGATCTCGGGGTCGTTCCGGGCGAACGTCTTGACGGCGTACGCTGTCCCGGTCCACACgatcgcgtcgagctcgagcaccaGGTTGGACAGGGAGCCGAGTGACACTCCAGGCCCTTGCGtctcgccgttggcgagaatgcccgtgccgtgcgcgccgatggcgagcgcgccccCGATCGTAATGTCTCCCagggcgggcgcggcgccgagcgcaagcccagcggccttgagcgcctcgtgCATCGAGTCCACGCTGGCGCCAGCCGCAAGCGTGATGCTCTTGTCCGTCGTGTTGGTCGTTATGCCGTTCAGGCCCTtcatgtcgacgacgagcacgcgcgagAGCGAGTTGACGCTGTTGTCCAGACTTGTCGGCGCCCAGCCGTGGGTGAACCCGCGCGGGCGTACGCGCCacccgcgcgagctcgcccagtTGACGGCGgagacgaggtcgtcgacgttcTTCGGGGACGTCTGGTAGATGTTTGTCCGGATCTCGCCCGACCAGTTCTCGAACGACGTGATGCTCGCCGAGAGGCTCTGCGGGAACCCTGGGAGCAGGTTGATGAAGAGCGCGTTGGCggacagcagcaggctcagcagcacgagcgtcgtgctcgcccgcAGGCTGTGTGGTGAGGCCACGCGCATGGTGGGGGGGCTGGGAGTCgttgggctggggctggggcggtgGCGTCGCTTCAGTCTCCCATCGCGAGCAGTATTAaacctgctcgtcgacggtgcgaggagcgaggtggtCCGCTTCTAGACCCACTCCTCAacccccacgccgacgcccatcTCGCCAGGGATGTCAGACGTCGTCGCAGTCGAGCTGGCCAACATGACACCAAAGTAGAACTGGGAATTTGACGCCCCCAGGATACTGCAGCCTCCCTGCCTGTCTCCCGCAATGTCGGGCGTTGGAGGTGGGGGCCGATATCGCTCCGGCGGTGGGCGCTTAAGCATGAGCGGCGCTATACTGGTCATCATGGAATGGTAACTGTGCGGGACGGGGGCGGGAGCGGCGTTGAAACAGGTGGCTGGGGCTTCGGGAGGTGTCGTGTCGCGACGGTGAGGGGGTTCCGCggcacggcgagggcgaggcgaggggcaTCGGAGCAATCTCGCTGCGGCGTCCTTGTTCGTTGCTGTCGACATGGTCtgtcggaggaggagcagctcgatATGGCCGGCCCCAAGACATggcccatgccgccggctACCGGCATGCGCTTAAAGTATCCCAGACGCATTATTGCCATTAGCAGAGAGCTAACGGCAGCCAGAACCTTGTGCAGACGCCAGAACGCTGCTGCTTTGGGGCTGCATGGCATGTTTCGAACATTCGATCGGTCCGACACAGTTGACGGCATgcagggcgacgaggtggcacAATGGACGGCCCGGTCGGCAGGGTGGCATGCCAACCTTATCTCGCGAGGGGACATGGCGACCTTGAATATTGCTTGCACATGGTCAATGTTCCGAAGGCTGCTGCATGCAGTATACAAGTACATACGTAGGTCCTGAGTGAGGTGGTGCGTCTCAACGTGGTCATGTGCAGCTACACGTCGCCTGCGACGGCCGTCGGCTTGCCCTCCTTGTTGGTCGATACTTTGTCGTTCGTCATTGTCGCCAGCCTCATAGCGACCAGCATGGCCCGTTGTTTCATTGACAttctccaccaccaccactccaACCACAACTGGCAAAGAGAGATGAGCAAGGTGACATACCCCACTAAGGCCGCAGCGACATGCCCCGGGCGAGGTTGAGAAGctagccgccgccgacatgtCCCAAACCCACCCAagcacgaccacgaccaaGTTCATGAAGCTCGAAGGGGCCGCTTGGGCTGCACGGCATCAGCAGGCACACCCCGCCAGGACATGGAAGGTCGCTGACCCACTCACGCCCTCGTGATGCGATGTTGTGGCCGCACAGTGCATTCTGCTGTGTTTGATGTCGTCCGAgcatggtgggtgtggcacCCACCCAGGCAGGCACGTTGTCGCGGACAGGGGTGCCCGCACTTGCTGCCAAGCCCTCTGGCCTGTTCCCAAGTGACGTCGACTGGAATCAACCGACCTCAAACGTCCTACGGTGGACGTCGAGGATACTTACTGCAGCACTGCATATATCGCGAGCACCCTAACTGTGAGAGACTTGGTCTCACCACCTCTCAACTCTCAGCCAGCACAACCACGCCACCATGCCAGACAGCGCAACCGACCTCGACGCATCCATCCTCGTCAACATCTTCTCGCGTCTCTCCCTCGACGACTTGACTCGCGTGCGTCGAGTGTCCACGGGGTGGAGGGACGCCGCGAACCAGCGGCAGTCGTACCGCACGGCGTATCTCACCCTCGAGGCCATTGACCCCGGCATCCGGCGCCGCAACCACATCAAAGACaacgcgctgcgcgctgcgggcGAGGCAGGCGTGGACTGGCACCAGCTCTGTAAGCGTGGAGGCCGGTACgggcgctgaccccaggcgcCGACTACCTCGCCTCGGAACGCGCATGGGCGGTAGGCACGCCCGTCGAGTCGGTGTACGAGGACCCCGGGCTGCAGAGGGCCAGCCTCGACCgcacgctcgacggcatccGGGCGCACATCATCAAGTCAACAGTGCAGGGCAACGGCGCCTCCCACCAGTCGTACTCTTTGATCGAGGCGGGCGTCGGCACCGAGATGCGCCATGCGGGGAACGGCGTGTCCGTGGTCAGCTTCCGCGAGAGGCTCACCTCGCGCTTCTGCCCCGGCCTGGGAACGATCATGACCCGTCTCCTCGAGACGGGGCGCGACGTCCGAGTGCAGCCATGGTACATCGAGCTCTGGGTCTCGCCGAGCGTATGGGAGGACTTTGGCGCCCGCGAGAGGCTGTACTATGCCACCGAGTGGCCTGGCCTCCAGTCAGAAGGCTtcgtgccgcccgccccgccgccagaggaCACGGGCAGCTTCGTCCCGAGCGGGGAACATGCCGGGTTtcgccggctcgccgtcTTCCCCACGCCGGTCAACCAGCGCATACACGACTTCCACGTGCGTGTCCCGCCCGggaaggtcgccgagcttgaggtcgccgtcgcgcaccaCTCGCTCGTGGTGCCCGAGGAGGGCGAacccctcgccctcggcctgcagGTGACGGtgctggcgtcgacgtgcgACTGGGCACGCGagggcgcggtcgaggacaTTGCATTGCAGCCGACCAGCTTTACCTCCGGTGACAGGGTGAGTTGGGGGGCGCGTGAGATGCTGGCTGACCGACGACCAGAGTATCGTCCTCGACAGCGACTATGTGTTCAAGGTCTGGACACCAGTCAACTCGAGCAGCGGACgcaacgacgccggcgtgtACGTGTACTCTCGCCAACGGGGGTTCGTGGCCGCCCTCAATGTCCACCTGCTGtccgcgctcaaggcgcgcCTTTCGCCCATCTACTGGGTGTCGGTGACGGGAAAGCAGTacgacgacatggtcgacgccgagctcgtggaGGCGATGCAGGCCAACGGGGGGgtactcgacctcgtcgtcgagcccgtcaCTGCTAAGCTCAAGAAGACGTACAACCTGTACAAGGTGCTCCTGTGGGACCGCGAGGGCAACCGCAGCGCGTTTAgcgggtgagtggcggcgccgcagaGGCCCGACTGACAGGCACCCAGCATAGAGGTATGCGGCACGAGTCTGTGTCTCTTCCGGACCTCGGGCGTGGCGTTCATCATCCACGAGTATGCGAAAGTCTTCGCACTCGCCGAGCGGGACACGCATCGTCCTGCGCAGCGCGGACCGCACGCTGCTGTTCGACGTGGCGCGCATGCCCCGCCTTCCTGCCCAGTGGCGAGAGCCGTGGACACCGCGCGACCCCGTGTGGCTGGCGCGCAAGGCGCcccggctgccgccgctccggTGCCGCGCGATCGTCGAGCAGGTGCCCGAGAACATATTCCGCCGCCACGGCTTCGACTGCTTCTTGCTCTCCCCGGCTGGCATGTTCTCCATCCCTGGCGTTTCCAGGATGGGCGGCCTGTCTGCCGAAGTTGCTCGGGCGATGGAGCGGGGAGAGTATAAGTTCGGTTTGCACCGCGTGTGCTTCACGGCAGACGGGCCTCAGTAGCGTACATAGCTGCACCAACCACCCACACTTCATACGGTGCTTGCTTGACAGACGTAGCGAGTGATGGATGACATGCTCGTCTGGGTTGTGGGACGACTCGGCCACATCGCCGGCTCACTGGGCCACTGCCATGCCCATGAACAACTCGCCTGCGTCAACAgcacccacacccccgccacgTCTAGAAACAAACGATGCATTAGAATCGGGACATTATGGTATCTAAAGTGTTCACAGCTGGATGCGGGGGGGGCCAGAGCTGCAAAATGAGTGTGTGCTGTatggtgctcgtcgtcgtcgttgatgGTTTACGACGCAGTCTTCGAGGCCTTGGAGCGGAGCTTGAGGAGGATGAAGACGAGAGCGTACGACGAGACGGCAAAGAGGGCAGTGAGGAAGACACCCTCCCATCCATCGACACGGTGCTTGATGTTGAGGCCGTAGAGGTACTCGCTGCCGACCTTGTAGGCGCAGTAGCCGCAGTTCTCGGTCGCGTTGGGGTTGGCGAGGTAGCCCGGGTGGCCGCGGCTGAGGAAGTCGGCCATGTACTGGCCGCAGGTCTGGCCAGTGGGGGGGTTGAAGtagccgagctcgtcgggctTGCACACGACCTTGACACGCCAGATGGGGAACGTGACGAGGCCCTTCATAAGGTACGTGAAGGGGTCGAGCCAGTAGATCCAGTAGCGCCAGAAGACGTTGAGCTGGTAGTAGGGCACGATGATACCACAGAAGATGGTGAGGATCATGAGGATGagcgggacgacgagggcagcgaAGACGGCGTTGGGGGCGTAGGCGGCtggggggtgggtcagcggggCTTACTTGCCAGAAGGTTGACTTTGACTTACCAATGAACTGGCCGAGACCCGTATACATGAACTCGTAGAAGACCATGCAGAGGAAGACGGGGCCGGCAATGTTGGCGCGGAGCGACATGCCCGTGGCGGGGTACCAACAGCACCAGAAGAGCGCGGCACAGATGGCGAGGTAGGGGAACTCGGAGGTGATCTCGCCAAAGCAGAAGACCTGCCACGAGTAGAacttggccttcttctcgcggGCCTCGAAGATGTCGCGGTTGGCGATGAACTTGGGCTGCGTCTGGACAATGACCGATGGAGCAACGAACGCGAACTGGAAGAGGGTGAAGACACGGTTCttgaggtcgccgagcgagttcTTAATCTTCCAGAACGAGAAGCCGAGGATGAGAGCCGTGATGATGTGGAGCATGAGCTTGTTGGCGACGTACATGACGTTGCGCCACAGCTGGACGTTGGCGCGCATGTAGACGAGGTACATCTGGTCCCAGGTAGTCGCGGCAAactcgtgctcgtcctcggggtcgtgctcggcgtcgggggccTGGTGGGCGTCGCCGTGGGGCTTGAGGAGGGAGAGCTCGCGGAGCATGTCCTGGCGGGCCTCGGAGTTGTTCCAGACCTCGTGCCAGTCCTGGTCGGTCTTGACGACGCCCGACACAATGTCGATCATGTACTCGGCCGGGTTGCAGTTCTTGGGCCACTCGATGCCCTTGTCGATAAAGTAGTTGGGGACGTCCTCGACCGGGCCCATGTAGACGGTGCGGCCGCCAGCctggaggagaaggagcatGTTGAAGCCGGCGAAGAGGGCAGCGGAAGGCTGGTGGATCGTGCACATGATCGActggcccgaggcggcgagcttCTGGAGGAATCCGACAATCATGTACGAGCTCTGGCCGTCGAGACCCGAGGTGGGCTCGTCAAGGAAGAGAAGAGTAGGGCGCgagacgagctcgacaccgATGGTGACAcgcttgcgctgctcgacgccgagaccctCGCCGGGAACACCGATGATCGCGTCCTCAATGTcgctgagctcgaggaggtcgatgatctcgtcgacgtacgcgagcttctcggcgcgcgagaagcggcgaggctggcggaggagggcggagaactcgagcgcctcgcgcacagTCGACTCGGGCATGTGCACGTCGACCTGCTCACAGTAGCCGGTGGTACGCTGGAATGAGAGGGGGAGCTTGCGACCGTTGAGGAGAACGTGGCCCTtgatctcgccctcgtccttgcgggcggcgagcacgtccATGAGCGTCGTCTTGCCGGCACCCGAGGAGCCCATGAGAGCAGTAACAGTGCCAGCCTTGCAGTAACCAGAAACCTTGCGGAGCAGCTGCTTGTCCTTGCCGTTCTCCTTGACAGTGTAGTCGAGGTCCTCCCAGGTGAAAGTCGTG
Encoded proteins:
- the GLDH gene encoding L-galactono-1,4-lactone dehydrogenase, mitochondrial; the protein is MRVASPHSLRASTTLVLLSLLLSANALFINLLPGFPQSLSASITSFENWSGEIRTNIYQTSPKNVDDLVSAVNWASSRGWRVRPRGFTHGWAPTSLDNSVNSLSRVLVVDMKGLNGITTNTTDKSITLAAGASVDSMHEALKAAGLALGAAPALGDITIGGALAIGAHGTGILANGETQGPGVSLGSLSNLVLELDAIVWTGTAYAVKTFARNDPEIGPFLCHLGRALITRVVLRVTDSYTMRCESITSVSMDQLSAAPGSGGTTVESILQSAGRMEIIHFPFTPNPWLKIWSLAPVKPATARAVSGPYNYPFSDSIDKLLSSLIGLGQTILPGGILVTAPAVFGIVTTGLATTKSADIWGYAGDLMRYVRASTLRVTANGIVIHCRRADVQRTIFEFNNKHKSLLTQYSGRLLFPINGPAEIRVTRVDQPDDAGVAGAVMPNLTPSRPFDGHPEWDTAVWFDVLTIPTTPFASSFMRDIEQWALANYASYAGVRSEWSKGWAYTTQGGWRDTNILKNVIPAAYGPAWANAVATFAKYDPKRLYASPLLDNMGL